A segment of the Verrucomicrobiia bacterium genome:
GGAAGATCATGATCAAAGTTTCCATCATTGAAGACCAGCGCGACATGCGGGAAAGCCTGGTGGCGTGCCTGGACAGCGCCCCCGGCGTGCGGTGCGTGGGCGCCCATGCCACCGGCGAGGAAGCCTTGCGGAGCATTCCCAACGAGCATCCCGACGTCGTGCTCATGGACATCAACCTGCCGGCCATGAGCGGCATTCAATGCGTGATCCGGCTCAAGGAGCGGCTGCCGAAGATTCAGGTGCTGATGCTGACGACCTATGACGACGGCGACCTGATCTTCGATTCGTTGCGCGCCGGGGCGAACGGTTATCTGCTGAAGAACATGCCCCAGGAGGAGTTGTTGCAGGCCGTGCAGCAGGTCCACAACGGCGGCGCCCCGATGTCCTTGCAGGTGGCCCGCAAGGTCATCAGTCACTTTCACCAACACAAGCCCGCCTCGGAACTGGAACGGCTGACCGAACGGGAGCTGGAAATCCTCCGGCTGCTGGCGAAGGGCTACATGTATAAGGAAATTGCCGAGCACCTCGCCATCAGCATGAGCACGGTGCGGACCCACGTCTGCGGGGTTTACGAAAAGCTCCACGTCCACTCGCGCACCGAGGCCGCGATGAAACTCGCCGGACGCGAATGAATCCTAGGTGCGCCGGTGTCATGGCCGCACGTGCCGGC
Coding sequences within it:
- a CDS encoding response regulator transcription factor: MIKVSIIEDQRDMRESLVACLDSAPGVRCVGAHATGEEALRSIPNEHPDVVLMDINLPAMSGIQCVIRLKERLPKIQVLMLTTYDDGDLIFDSLRAGANGYLLKNMPQEELLQAVQQVHNGGAPMSLQVARKVISHFHQHKPASELERLTERELEILRLLAKGYMYKEIAEHLAISMSTVRTHVCGVYEKLHVHSRTEAAMKLAGRE